A stretch of Geomonas oryzisoli DNA encodes these proteins:
- a CDS encoding dihydrolipoamide acetyltransferase family protein: protein MAFDFKLPDLGEGIAEVELRRWLVAEGDEVREHQPLLEVETDKAVVEVPSPRSGVVSGLRHEEGETVKVGETLLSLAERQAEPASQALSQAQGEPEQQARPQPAPQAQAQAQAPRPASVGIVGSLPEAEEEPHPVTAGMAGEPAVPVPAAKAAAGSGEFDGLATPMVRKLARERGIDLRSIKGSGPRGCIRPEDLERQLPAAAKVMGGAGAEERVPLRGLRRTIARNVAASQRTTAFVTSMEEVDITDIFEMRIREQGEVESRGTHLTFLPFFMKAVQHALKEHPLLNASIDDEAQELVLKRHYHFGIAVDTPEGLMVPVIRDVDKKSIIELAQAIQELGRKARERKIALDELKGSSFTITNYGHFGGTFATPIINWPDVAIMGFGRIVERPWVHRGQIAIRKILPLSLTFDHRATDGADAARFLGKVLRYLEDPALLFLDCG from the coding sequence ATGGCTTTCGACTTCAAACTTCCGGACCTGGGCGAAGGGATCGCCGAGGTGGAGCTGCGCCGCTGGCTGGTCGCCGAGGGGGACGAGGTCCGCGAGCACCAGCCGCTGCTGGAGGTGGAGACCGACAAGGCGGTGGTGGAAGTCCCGTCGCCCCGCTCGGGCGTCGTGTCGGGACTGCGCCATGAGGAGGGGGAGACGGTCAAGGTGGGCGAGACCCTGCTGAGCCTGGCGGAGCGCCAGGCGGAACCGGCGTCGCAGGCGCTGTCCCAAGCGCAGGGAGAGCCGGAGCAGCAAGCGCGGCCGCAACCTGCACCCCAAGCGCAGGCGCAGGCGCAGGCACCGCGGCCGGCCTCGGTGGGGATCGTGGGATCCCTCCCGGAGGCGGAGGAAGAGCCACATCCCGTAACGGCCGGCATGGCGGGGGAGCCCGCCGTGCCGGTCCCGGCGGCCAAAGCCGCGGCAGGCTCCGGCGAATTCGACGGGCTGGCGACGCCGATGGTGCGCAAGCTGGCGCGCGAGCGCGGCATCGATCTCAGGAGCATCAAGGGGAGCGGGCCGCGCGGCTGCATCAGGCCCGAGGACCTGGAGCGCCAGCTCCCTGCGGCAGCCAAGGTCATGGGGGGCGCCGGGGCGGAGGAGCGGGTGCCGCTGCGCGGCCTGCGTCGCACCATCGCCCGCAACGTGGCCGCCTCCCAGCGGACCACCGCCTTCGTGACCAGCATGGAAGAGGTTGATATTACGGATATCTTCGAGATGCGCATCCGCGAGCAGGGGGAGGTGGAGTCGCGCGGCACCCATCTCACCTTCCTCCCCTTCTTCATGAAGGCCGTGCAGCATGCGCTGAAGGAGCACCCGCTGCTGAACGCCTCCATCGACGACGAGGCGCAGGAGCTGGTGCTGAAGCGCCACTACCACTTCGGGATCGCCGTGGACACGCCGGAAGGTCTCATGGTTCCGGTAATCCGGGACGTGGACAAGAAGAGCATCATCGAGCTGGCCCAGGCGATCCAGGAACTGGGGCGCAAGGCCCGCGAACGGAAGATCGCCCTCGATGAGCTGAAGGGAAGCAGTTTCACCATCACCAATTACGGGCACTTCGGCGGCACCTTCGCCACCCCCATCATCAACTGGCCCGACGTCGCCATCATGGGCTTCGGGCGCATCGTGGAGCGTCCCTGGGTGCACCGGGGGCAGATCGCCATCAGGAAGATCCTCCCTCTCTCCCTCACCTTCGACCACCGGGCCACCGACGGCGCCGACGCCGCGAGGTTCCTGGGGAAGGTGCTGCGCTACCTGGAAGACCCCGCCCTGCTGTTCCTGGACTGCGGCTAG
- a CDS encoding TVP38/TMEM64 family protein → MNLKKMLIVVAAAGAAALFFYLDLQRFLTLAALKANRQALAGYYAAHQGTSVALFMAIYILQTALSLPGAAVLSLAAGALFGVLAGTVYAVCAATIGATLAFLVTRYLLRDAVAGRFGARLEGLNRELEQRGWNYLLFLRLVPLFPFFLINLAAGLTRLPLRVFVLGTLVGIIPGGFVFVNAGASLAAIDSLADVASPRVLGSFALLGLFALVPVFYGKLKQRQNRF, encoded by the coding sequence ATGAACCTGAAAAAGATGCTGATCGTCGTGGCCGCCGCCGGCGCCGCGGCACTGTTCTTCTATCTCGACCTGCAGCGCTTCCTCACCCTGGCGGCGCTCAAGGCGAACCGGCAGGCCCTCGCAGGGTACTACGCGGCACATCAGGGGACGAGCGTCGCCCTGTTCATGGCGATCTACATCCTGCAGACCGCCCTGTCCCTCCCCGGCGCCGCCGTCCTGTCGCTGGCCGCGGGCGCGCTCTTCGGGGTGCTGGCCGGGACCGTCTACGCGGTCTGCGCCGCCACCATCGGGGCGACGCTGGCGTTCCTGGTCACCCGCTACCTGCTCAGGGATGCGGTAGCCGGCCGGTTCGGCGCCCGGCTCGAGGGGCTCAACCGCGAGCTCGAGCAGCGCGGCTGGAACTACCTGCTGTTTTTGCGGCTCGTGCCGCTCTTTCCCTTTTTCCTGATCAATCTCGCCGCAGGCCTCACCCGGCTGCCGCTGCGGGTCTTCGTGCTGGGGACCCTGGTCGGTATCATCCCGGGGGGCTTCGTCTTCGTCAATGCCGGCGCGAGCCTCGCCGCCATCGATTCCCTTGCCGACGTCGCCTCGCCCAGGGTGCTCGGCTCCTTTGCCCTCCTGGGGCTGTTCGCCCTGGTACCGGTCTTTTACGGTAAGCTGAAACAACGGCAGAATCGCTTTTGA
- a CDS encoding PAS domain-containing protein yields MNEIDQQELYRQLVQNCNDAIIFSDRDGLIRLWNKGAEEMLGFTAEEALGQSLDIFIPENQRPRHWEGYYRVMETGTTRYATELLAAPALKKDGSRISTEFSMTIIRDAEGKVAGTVAVMRDVTARWQKEKALRARLAELEKAQGA; encoded by the coding sequence ATGAACGAGATAGACCAACAGGAGCTGTACCGGCAACTGGTCCAAAACTGCAACGACGCCATCATCTTCTCTGACAGGGACGGTCTGATCCGGCTCTGGAACAAGGGAGCGGAAGAGATGCTGGGGTTCACTGCCGAGGAGGCACTGGGGCAGTCGCTGGACATCTTCATCCCCGAAAACCAGCGCCCCCGGCATTGGGAAGGGTATTATCGCGTCATGGAAACCGGCACGACGCGCTACGCCACGGAGTTGCTGGCAGCACCGGCCTTGAAAAAGGACGGCTCGCGCATCTCGACCGAATTCTCCATGACCATCATCAGGGATGCCGAAGGAAAGGTCGCCGGGACCGTCGCGGTAATGAGGGACGTGACCGCGCGGTGGCAAAAGGAGAAAGCGCTGCGGGCGCGCCTGGCCGAACTGGAAAAGGCACAGGGGGCCTAG
- a CDS encoding uracil-xanthine permease family protein, with amino-acid sequence MSEVKDPVWRQALSGAQILFVAFGALVLVPILTGLNPSMALLGAGMGTLIFQLCTKRQVPIFLGSSFAFIAPIIYSVQTWGLPSTMGGLFAAGWLYLAFSLAIYLRGADFVHRIMPPVVVGPIIMIIGLGLANVAVNMAMGKTGDGKGVLVDYNTALLVAGISLATTAAVAVRARGIFRLLPVLSGVAVGYVVSIFLGLVDFSKIAAAPWLEVPKFVTPEWNWSAVLFMIPVALAPAIEHVGDVVAIGAVTGKDYTEKPGLHRTMLGDGLAVCAAALVGGPPVTTYAEVTGAVMITRCYNPVIMTWAAGFAIVMAFFGKFNAILQSIPVPVMGGIMMLLFGSIASVGLNTLIHARVDMHRPRNLVIVSLVLVFGIGGLSINVAGQHLHGVSLCGIAAILLNLLLPKGEAAPMGGDAVEEEPEETVA; translated from the coding sequence ATGTCTGAAGTAAAAGATCCGGTCTGGCGCCAGGCGCTGTCCGGCGCGCAGATCCTTTTTGTCGCCTTCGGCGCGCTGGTGCTGGTACCGATCCTCACCGGTCTCAACCCGAGCATGGCCCTTCTGGGCGCGGGCATGGGCACCCTCATCTTCCAGCTCTGCACCAAGCGCCAGGTCCCCATCTTCCTGGGTTCCTCCTTCGCCTTCATCGCGCCCATCATCTACAGCGTGCAGACCTGGGGGCTCCCCTCGACCATGGGCGGGCTCTTCGCCGCCGGCTGGCTCTACCTCGCCTTCTCACTCGCCATCTACCTGCGCGGCGCCGACTTCGTGCACCGCATCATGCCGCCGGTTGTGGTCGGTCCGATCATCATGATCATCGGCCTTGGACTTGCCAACGTGGCGGTCAACATGGCCATGGGCAAGACCGGCGACGGCAAGGGCGTCCTGGTCGACTACAACACCGCGCTCCTCGTGGCCGGCATCTCGCTTGCCACCACCGCAGCCGTTGCGGTGCGCGCCCGCGGCATCTTCCGCCTGCTGCCGGTCCTCTCCGGCGTCGCCGTGGGCTACGTGGTCTCCATCTTCCTGGGCCTCGTCGATTTCTCCAAGATCGCCGCGGCTCCCTGGCTCGAGGTCCCCAAGTTCGTGACCCCCGAGTGGAACTGGTCCGCGGTCCTGTTCATGATCCCGGTCGCCCTGGCCCCCGCCATCGAGCACGTAGGTGACGTGGTCGCCATCGGCGCCGTGACCGGCAAGGACTACACCGAGAAGCCGGGCCTGCACCGTACCATGCTGGGCGACGGTCTCGCGGTCTGCGCCGCGGCGCTCGTGGGCGGCCCGCCGGTCACCACCTACGCCGAGGTCACCGGCGCCGTCATGATCACCCGTTGCTACAACCCGGTCATCATGACCTGGGCGGCCGGCTTCGCCATCGTCATGGCCTTCTTCGGGAAGTTCAACGCCATCTTACAGTCCATCCCGGTGCCGGTCATGGGGGGCATCATGATGCTGCTGTTCGGCTCCATCGCCTCGGTCGGCCTCAACACCCTGATCCACGCCCGGGTCGACATGCACCGTCCGCGCAACCTGGTCATCGTCTCGCTGGTGCTGGTCTTTGGCATCGGCGGGCTCAGCATCAACGTGGCCGGCCAGCATCTGCACGGCGTCAGCCTGTGCGGCATCGCCGCCATCCTGCTGAACCTGCTCCTCCCGAAAGGGGAGGCCGCGCCGATGGGTGGCGACGCCGTCGAGGAAGAGCCCGAGGAGACCGTGGCGTAG
- the pdhA gene encoding pyruvate dehydrogenase (acetyl-transferring) E1 component subunit alpha, producing the protein MPEVLLADFQIKRLEVLNEKGETDPELLPELSDAEMWRLYELMLLSRIFDERAVALQREGRIGTYPPIRGQEAAQVGSAFALTSKDWLFPSFREMGAHLTLGYPIPQLLQYWGGDERSQKVPPGLNIFPFCVAVGSQIPQAAGAALAARYRRDPVAVVTYFGDGATSKGDFHEAMNLAGVFSLPLVFICQNNQWAISIPLKGQTASASLAQKAIAYGFPGVQVDGNDVFAVYRATREAVEKARSGAGPTFIECLTYRMADHTTADDAGRYRSGEEVTFWAARDPILRLERFLEGRGLWTPQKREEAAAQAAATVDAGVAQMEAAPPPAAAELFDEVLATLTPRQAGQRKVR; encoded by the coding sequence ATGCCGGAAGTGTTGCTTGCCGATTTTCAGATCAAACGCCTGGAAGTCCTGAACGAGAAGGGGGAGACGGACCCGGAGTTGCTGCCGGAACTCTCCGACGCCGAGATGTGGCGCCTGTACGAGCTGATGCTGCTCTCGCGCATCTTCGACGAGCGCGCCGTGGCCCTGCAGCGCGAGGGGCGTATCGGCACCTATCCCCCCATCCGCGGGCAGGAGGCCGCCCAGGTCGGCAGCGCTTTCGCCCTGACCTCCAAGGACTGGCTCTTCCCTTCTTTTCGGGAGATGGGCGCGCACCTGACACTGGGCTACCCGATCCCGCAACTGCTGCAGTACTGGGGCGGCGACGAGCGGTCCCAGAAGGTGCCGCCGGGATTGAACATCTTCCCCTTCTGCGTCGCCGTGGGGAGCCAGATCCCGCAGGCCGCGGGGGCGGCCCTCGCCGCGCGCTACCGGCGCGACCCCGTGGCGGTGGTTACCTACTTCGGCGACGGCGCCACCTCCAAGGGAGACTTCCACGAGGCGATGAACCTCGCCGGCGTTTTCAGCCTCCCCCTGGTCTTTATCTGCCAGAACAACCAGTGGGCCATCTCCATCCCGCTCAAGGGGCAGACGGCCTCCGCTTCCCTGGCGCAGAAAGCCATCGCCTACGGTTTCCCCGGCGTGCAGGTGGACGGCAACGACGTCTTCGCCGTGTACCGGGCCACCCGCGAGGCGGTGGAAAAGGCCAGAAGCGGCGCCGGCCCCACCTTCATCGAATGTCTCACCTACCGCATGGCGGACCATACCACCGCCGACGATGCCGGACGCTACCGCTCCGGGGAAGAGGTCACCTTCTGGGCAGCGCGCGACCCGATCCTGCGCCTGGAGCGTTTCCTGGAGGGGCGCGGGCTCTGGACCCCGCAAAAGCGTGAGGAGGCCGCGGCGCAGGCCGCCGCCACCGTCGATGCCGGGGTGGCGCAGATGGAGGCAGCGCCCCCGCCCGCCGCGGCGGAACTCTTCGACGAGGTCCTCGCCACGCTGACCCCGCGCCAGGCAGGGCAAAGGAAGGTGCGCTGA
- the upp gene encoding uracil phosphoribosyltransferase has protein sequence MSVHEVNHPLVKHKIGLMRESGISTKKFRELTAEIACLLAYEATRDFPLESRAITGWDGSTIEIQQIKGKKVTVVPILRAGIGMLEGVLDMIPNAKVSVVGLARNEETLEAHTYFERFVGKLDERLALIIDPMLATGGSMAATIEMLRKNGCRQIRVLCLVAAPEGLSKISSAYPDIDIYVAAIDERLNEHGYILPGLGDAGDKIFGTK, from the coding sequence ATGAGCGTCCACGAAGTAAACCACCCCCTGGTGAAGCACAAGATTGGCCTGATGCGGGAGTCCGGCATCAGCACGAAGAAGTTCCGCGAGCTCACCGCCGAGATCGCCTGCCTGCTCGCCTACGAGGCGACCCGCGATTTCCCGCTGGAGTCCCGCGCCATCACCGGCTGGGACGGCAGCACCATCGAGATCCAGCAGATCAAGGGGAAGAAGGTGACCGTGGTGCCCATCCTGCGCGCCGGCATCGGCATGCTGGAAGGGGTTTTGGACATGATCCCCAACGCCAAGGTGAGCGTGGTGGGACTGGCCAGAAACGAGGAAACCCTGGAGGCGCACACCTACTTCGAGCGCTTCGTGGGCAAGCTGGACGAGCGCCTGGCGCTGATCATCGACCCCATGCTCGCCACCGGCGGTTCCATGGCCGCCACCATCGAGATGCTCAGGAAGAACGGCTGCCGCCAGATCCGCGTGCTCTGCCTGGTCGCCGCACCGGAGGGACTTAGCAAGATCAGTTCCGCCTATCCCGATATCGACATCTACGTGGCCGCCATCGACGAGCGGCTGAACGAGCACGGCTACATCCTGCCCGGGCTCGGCGACGCCGGCGACAAGATCTTCGGCACCAAGTAG
- the bfr gene encoding bacterioferritin: MKGNERVIEQLNVRLAEELTATNQYMVHAEMCENWGYKRLYSAIRERAITEMKHAEKLIERILFLEGRPIVSRLDPIHIGGEIPKMHQFDHALEESAIKGYNESIKLALELGDNGTKELLESILKQEEDHIDDIEAQLDQISQMGVQNYLVDQVG, from the coding sequence ATGAAGGGAAACGAGAGGGTGATCGAGCAGTTGAACGTACGCCTGGCGGAGGAGTTGACCGCGACCAACCAGTACATGGTGCACGCCGAGATGTGCGAGAACTGGGGCTACAAGAGGCTCTACTCCGCCATCCGCGAGCGTGCCATCACCGAGATGAAGCACGCGGAAAAGCTGATCGAGCGGATCCTGTTCCTGGAGGGGAGGCCGATCGTGAGCAGGCTGGACCCGATCCACATCGGCGGGGAGATCCCGAAGATGCACCAGTTCGACCATGCCCTGGAGGAGAGCGCCATCAAGGGGTACAACGAGAGCATCAAGCTGGCGCTGGAGCTGGGCGACAACGGGACCAAGGAACTGCTGGAATCGATCCTGAAGCAGGAGGAGGACCACATCGACGACATCGAGGCGCAACTCGACCAGATCTCGCAGATGGGGGTGCAGAACTACCTGGTGGACCAGGTCGGCTGA
- a CDS encoding alpha-ketoacid dehydrogenase subunit beta: MAQLNMVQAINQALAQEMARDDRVLLLGEDVGRDGGVFRVTEGLLERFGRERVLDTPLCESGIMGAAIGMAAYGLRPVPEIQFLGFTYSAFEQLFAHAARLRSRSRGRYSCPLVVRTPYGGGIKAPELHEESTEALFCQVPGLKVVVPSGPYLAKGLLLAALRDPDPVLFLEPTRLYRLLREEVPEGEYLVELGKARVARPGNSLTVVAWGSMLERVLKAVEGYDAEVLDLMTLNPFDSEAIVTSVRKTGRLVIVHEAAKTCGFGAEIAATVAEEAILHLRAPILRVTAPDVPVPLAKLIDHYLPGLQQIRSALDEVLQY, translated from the coding sequence ATGGCCCAGCTCAACATGGTACAGGCGATCAACCAGGCGCTGGCCCAGGAGATGGCGCGCGACGACCGGGTGCTGCTGCTGGGCGAGGACGTGGGACGCGACGGCGGCGTGTTCCGGGTCACGGAGGGGCTCCTGGAGCGCTTCGGCCGGGAGCGCGTGCTGGATACCCCGCTGTGCGAATCCGGCATCATGGGGGCGGCCATCGGCATGGCGGCCTACGGCCTGCGGCCGGTGCCGGAAATCCAGTTTCTCGGCTTCACCTATTCCGCCTTCGAACAGCTCTTCGCCCATGCCGCCCGGCTGCGTTCCCGCTCCCGCGGCCGCTACAGCTGCCCATTGGTGGTGCGCACCCCGTACGGCGGTGGTATCAAGGCGCCGGAATTGCACGAGGAGAGCACCGAGGCGCTCTTTTGCCAGGTCCCGGGGCTGAAGGTGGTGGTGCCTTCCGGGCCCTACCTCGCCAAGGGGCTCTTGCTGGCGGCGCTGCGCGATCCCGATCCGGTGCTGTTCCTGGAGCCGACCCGGCTCTATCGCCTTTTGCGCGAGGAGGTGCCGGAAGGGGAGTACCTGGTGGAACTCGGCAAGGCCCGGGTGGCGCGACCGGGGAACTCGCTCACCGTGGTGGCCTGGGGCAGCATGCTGGAGCGGGTGCTGAAGGCGGTCGAGGGGTACGACGCGGAGGTGCTGGACCTCATGACCCTGAACCCCTTTGACAGCGAGGCGATCGTCACCTCGGTGCGGAAGACCGGGAGGCTCGTGATCGTGCACGAGGCGGCCAAGACCTGCGGCTTCGGCGCCGAGATAGCGGCGACCGTCGCCGAGGAGGCGATCCTGCACCTGCGCGCCCCCATCCTGCGGGTGACCGCGCCGGACGTCCCGGTCCCCCTGGCGAAATTGATCGACCACTACCTCCCCGGTTTGCAGCAGATCCGGAGCGCCCTGGACGAAGTGCTGCAGTACTAG
- a CDS encoding rhomboid family intramembrane serine protease, producing MAHPSITCPECGRATDARYSSCLWCGAALPRSGGRVIEVIRGDRGGYLVINAIIVANVAYYLLSLLISSRTSLGGGLFGFLSPDDNSLALLGATGTYPVYRFGLWTLVSANYLHGGALHILFNMMALRQIGPWVCAEFGASRMFVIYTVSGIAGYLLSVLAGVPFTIGASAAVCGLIGALFYFGKSRGGNYGQAVSREVSGWLISLVVFGLIMPGINNWGHGGGIVGGIIAAKLLGYRERSRETALHHAAALFCLLLTVAVLAYGTWKGVLVLSYRNF from the coding sequence ATGGCTCATCCTTCCATAACCTGTCCCGAATGTGGCCGCGCCACCGACGCCAGGTACTCCTCGTGCCTTTGGTGCGGCGCCGCCCTGCCGCGCTCCGGCGGTAGGGTGATCGAGGTGATCCGCGGCGACAGGGGGGGCTATCTTGTCATCAACGCCATCATTGTCGCCAACGTCGCCTATTATCTCCTGTCGCTGCTGATCTCCAGCAGGACCTCGCTTGGCGGCGGCTTGTTCGGCTTCCTATCCCCGGACGACAACAGCCTCGCGCTACTGGGCGCCACCGGGACCTACCCCGTGTACCGGTTCGGTCTCTGGACCCTCGTCTCGGCCAACTACCTGCACGGCGGTGCGTTGCACATCCTCTTCAACATGATGGCGCTGCGGCAGATCGGCCCCTGGGTCTGCGCCGAGTTCGGCGCGAGCCGCATGTTCGTCATCTACACGGTAAGCGGCATCGCGGGGTACCTCCTCTCCGTGCTGGCCGGCGTCCCCTTCACCATCGGCGCCTCGGCCGCGGTCTGCGGCCTGATCGGCGCCCTGTTCTACTTCGGTAAAAGCCGCGGCGGCAACTACGGCCAGGCCGTGTCGCGCGAGGTGAGCGGCTGGCTGATCAGCCTGGTCGTCTTCGGCCTCATCATGCCCGGCATCAACAACTGGGGGCATGGCGGCGGCATCGTCGGCGGCATCATCGCGGCAAAGCTGCTGGGTTACCGGGAGCGGAGCCGCGAGACGGCGCTGCACCACGCGGCCGCGCTGTTCTGCCTGCTCCTCACCGTTGCCGTCCTCGCCTACGGCACCTGGAAAGGCGTGCTGGTTCTCTCCTACCGCAATTTCTGA
- a CDS encoding methyl-accepting chemotaxis protein — protein MFKNKLMHKILAIIGINLLVGIAIVGCLAIWLQYSSTMKLQEQNSRTMSSVIIDEISAFMMKDDSKSVLNLAKTAKEQHFGFDLQVYGKDAKDPVTGAVNKDVAESFTTGKRVEKRETVAGVHTLRAAVPMKNEQRCQQCHDAGDKYLGAVLLTSSLEDGYRSAVRMIALLVGAGCIFFVCMMGGMYFFFRKSVMREILFFSEKLKDIAEGEGDLTKEIPVRSDDEIGDLARHINHLVRKLRETITVLYDLAENISISLCQVSSRATKTVTSAADQKQRSEAVAVATEEMAATLNVVAGNTHQAAEFSSEVDEAANRGMSVVDSACNSITLIRENVVQTLGTVERLETSSAQIGDIIVLIEDIADQTKLLALNAAIEAARAGEHGRGFAVVADEVKMLSEKTATSTKEIAKIITNIQSESREAARSITEEQGRVEDGVEKSAAARECLERILGLAGETAQLINQIASATEEQSATTNEIAEKIHNVSSSASGVHEDMLESDRAFTDLTRVAEQIFSTVGKFSVGNRHDEMKSLATELRDKLTATLEQGVASGKISVSDLFDRNYRPIANTSPQKYHTAFDSFFDQYVGPVQEEVLARKGTIFFAICVDDHGYVPCHNLRYSKPLTGDPETDKVNNRTKRIFDDKTGLKAAQNTEPYLLQTYMRDTGEIMNDISTPIILNNRHWGAVRLGYLAK, from the coding sequence ATGTTCAAGAACAAGCTGATGCACAAGATACTGGCGATCATCGGTATCAACCTGTTGGTGGGGATCGCCATTGTGGGGTGCCTGGCCATCTGGCTCCAGTACAGTTCCACCATGAAGCTGCAGGAGCAGAACAGCCGTACCATGTCCTCCGTCATCATCGACGAGATCTCGGCTTTCATGATGAAAGACGACTCCAAGTCGGTGCTGAACCTGGCCAAGACGGCAAAAGAGCAGCACTTCGGCTTTGACCTCCAGGTCTACGGCAAGGACGCGAAGGATCCGGTGACCGGGGCGGTCAACAAGGATGTCGCCGAGAGTTTCACCACCGGCAAGCGGGTCGAGAAGCGCGAGACGGTTGCCGGCGTCCACACGCTGCGCGCCGCGGTCCCTATGAAAAACGAACAGCGCTGCCAGCAGTGCCACGATGCCGGGGACAAGTACCTGGGGGCGGTCCTTTTGACCTCGTCGCTGGAGGATGGCTACCGGAGCGCGGTCAGGATGATCGCCCTCCTGGTCGGGGCGGGTTGCATCTTCTTCGTCTGCATGATGGGGGGGATGTACTTCTTCTTCAGGAAGTCGGTGATGCGGGAGATCCTGTTCTTCTCCGAAAAGCTCAAGGATATCGCCGAGGGGGAAGGGGACCTCACCAAGGAGATCCCGGTCCGCTCCGACGACGAGATCGGCGACCTGGCGCGCCACATCAACCACCTGGTCCGGAAGCTGCGCGAGACCATCACGGTGCTCTACGATCTGGCCGAGAACATCTCCATCTCGCTGTGCCAGGTTTCCAGCCGCGCCACCAAGACGGTCACCTCCGCGGCGGACCAGAAGCAGCGCTCCGAGGCCGTAGCGGTCGCCACCGAGGAGATGGCCGCGACCCTCAACGTCGTGGCCGGCAACACGCACCAGGCGGCGGAGTTTTCCTCGGAGGTCGACGAGGCGGCCAACCGCGGCATGAGCGTCGTCGACAGCGCCTGCAACTCCATCACCCTGATCCGCGAAAACGTGGTGCAGACCCTGGGGACCGTGGAGCGCCTGGAAACCTCGTCGGCGCAGATCGGCGACATCATCGTACTCATCGAGGACATCGCCGACCAGACCAAGCTGTTGGCCCTTAACGCCGCCATCGAGGCGGCCCGCGCCGGCGAGCACGGACGCGGTTTCGCGGTGGTCGCCGACGAGGTGAAGATGCTTTCCGAGAAGACCGCCACCTCCACCAAGGAGATCGCGAAGATCATCACCAACATCCAGAGCGAAAGCCGCGAGGCGGCCCGCTCCATAACCGAGGAACAGGGGCGCGTCGAGGACGGCGTCGAGAAGTCGGCGGCGGCCCGGGAGTGTCTGGAGCGGATCCTCGGGCTGGCGGGCGAGACTGCGCAGCTCATCAACCAGATCGCCTCCGCGACCGAGGAGCAGAGCGCCACCACCAACGAGATCGCCGAAAAGATCCACAACGTCTCCAGTTCCGCCTCCGGCGTGCACGAGGACATGCTGGAAAGCGACCGGGCCTTCACCGACCTGACCCGAGTGGCGGAGCAGATCTTCTCCACGGTCGGGAAGTTCAGCGTCGGCAACCGGCACGACGAGATGAAGAGCCTCGCCACCGAGCTGCGGGACAAGCTGACCGCGACCCTCGAGCAGGGGGTGGCCTCGGGGAAGATCTCCGTGTCCGACCTCTTCGACCGCAATTACCGCCCCATTGCCAACACCTCGCCGCAGAAGTACCACACCGCGTTCGACAGCTTCTTCGACCAGTACGTCGGGCCGGTCCAGGAGGAGGTCCTGGCGCGCAAGGGGACCATATTCTTCGCCATCTGCGTCGACGACCACGGCTATGTGCCGTGCCACAACCTGCGCTACTCAAAGCCGCTGACCGGCGACCCGGAGACGGACAAGGTCAACAACCGGACCAAGCGCATCTTCGACGACAAGACCGGATTGAAGGCTGCCCAGAACACGGAGCCGTACCTGCTGCAGACCTACATGAGGGACACCGGCGAGATCATGAACGACATCTCGACCCCCATCATCCTGAACAACCGGCACTGGGGCGCGGTCCGACTGGGGTACCTCGCCAAGTAG